A single region of the Acidimicrobiales bacterium genome encodes:
- a CDS encoding S8 family serine peptidase, whose product MEVTGLTAEPVEDGQVRLGWDPLDEIPGYQVGYGDVTVEVPASICEAECTLVVAPRPAGQVHELTVSATAEGAVSEAAGVEVEVPPEDEVAAPDEELEVVLVYEGDPPEIETVPVGSVEAAQALIDDAYAGELDPTEDRVLLSANLGTAATADQSDSDGGGIAAPWQLAAMGQDQLPWERPGEGVTVAVIEMDGLEATHPVFDGASVLEGVNLGDESLSGLDDPELHATIVTSMIAGQPGTAVPGMAPGSTILPINKEDVGIAEAIVWAVDNGADVINLSVSAGCRTLGPFESCPDDIQAGADYAEKQGVVVVASAGNNGGGADYCDEPPDARKWPAVLDTVISVGGHDQDRDRWVCTPDRPDVDVLAPAAEMLLPVPGGAYTAREGGTSTAAGLVSGLVAAVLAERPDLRPADIRTMLPLWLHEDGTIDIENVLRVVQPDDPDTEDFEDAVMVLPYRVDMAFEGAHPVSAALPGQLEPLRPYPNTSDVGWTGHSIMGRQQDGKVAFGEIRGLLLVDGDGQVTGSAVFSYEHGPGWALAQGSEELYVAGHTLECPSTSYGGTSRLNKVFRWDIPIIIRGSMEPGTEDDPALDLTFSFGLGATEDEAGVLPEMTVARDTLAGCKPTLDRGIGTIADPYRDHDTSYEEIAGNWEQYEARMEEVYTALVTSSPYTFAEPYQPQYTQHSTQDADDPAVTMVIQHPDTPRRSNL is encoded by the coding sequence CCGGCCGGGCAGGTCCACGAGTTGACCGTGAGCGCGACCGCCGAGGGTGCGGTCTCCGAGGCGGCTGGCGTCGAGGTGGAGGTGCCCCCAGAGGACGAGGTCGCCGCGCCGGACGAGGAGCTCGAGGTCGTTCTGGTCTACGAGGGTGATCCGCCGGAGATCGAGACCGTGCCGGTCGGATCGGTCGAGGCGGCCCAGGCGCTCATCGACGACGCCTACGCCGGCGAGCTCGACCCGACCGAGGACCGGGTGCTGCTGTCGGCCAACCTGGGCACCGCTGCCACCGCCGACCAGAGCGACAGTGACGGCGGGGGCATCGCTGCGCCGTGGCAGCTCGCGGCGATGGGGCAGGACCAGCTGCCGTGGGAGCGCCCCGGCGAAGGGGTCACCGTCGCCGTCATCGAGATGGACGGTCTCGAAGCGACCCACCCGGTGTTCGACGGCGCGTCCGTCCTCGAAGGGGTGAACCTGGGCGACGAGAGCCTCAGCGGGCTGGACGATCCGGAGCTCCATGCGACCATCGTCACCTCGATGATCGCCGGGCAACCGGGGACGGCCGTCCCCGGGATGGCCCCCGGGTCGACGATCCTGCCGATCAACAAGGAGGACGTCGGCATCGCCGAGGCGATCGTCTGGGCCGTGGACAACGGTGCCGACGTCATCAACCTCTCGGTGAGCGCAGGATGCCGGACGCTGGGGCCCTTCGAGAGCTGCCCGGACGACATCCAGGCCGGGGCCGACTACGCCGAGAAGCAGGGCGTCGTGGTCGTGGCAAGCGCGGGCAACAACGGTGGCGGCGCCGACTACTGCGACGAGCCGCCCGATGCCCGCAAGTGGCCGGCGGTCCTCGACACGGTGATCTCGGTGGGTGGGCACGACCAGGACCGTGATCGCTGGGTGTGCACGCCGGACCGGCCCGACGTCGACGTGCTGGCGCCCGCCGCCGAGATGCTGCTGCCGGTCCCCGGCGGTGCCTACACGGCGCGGGAGGGTGGCACGTCGACGGCCGCCGGGCTGGTGTCGGGCCTGGTCGCCGCCGTCCTCGCCGAGCGGCCCGATCTGCGGCCCGCCGACATCCGCACGATGCTCCCCTTGTGGCTGCACGAGGACGGCACGATCGACATCGAGAACGTGTTGCGGGTCGTCCAGCCGGACGACCCGGACACCGAGGACTTCGAGGACGCGGTGATGGTGCTGCCCTACCGCGTCGACATGGCCTTCGAGGGCGCCCACCCGGTGTCCGCCGCGCTCCCGGGGCAGCTGGAGCCGCTGCGGCCGTACCCGAACACCAGCGATGTGGGCTGGACCGGCCACAGCATCATGGGCCGCCAGCAGGACGGTAAGGTCGCCTTCGGGGAGATCCGGGGCCTGCTGCTGGTGGACGGCGACGGGCAGGTCACCGGCTCGGCCGTCTTCAGCTACGAGCACGGGCCCGGCTGGGCACTGGCCCAGGGCTCGGAGGAGCTCTACGTCGCCGGGCACACCCTCGAATGCCCCTCCACCAGCTACGGGGGTACCAGCCGCCTCAACAAGGTGTTCCGGTGGGACATCCCGATCATCATCCGAGGATCCATGGAGCCGGGGACCGAGGACGATCCCGCGTTGGACCTGACCTTCTCCTTCGGCCTGGGCGCCACCGAGGACGAGGCCGGCGTCCTGCCCGAGATGACCGTGGCGCGCGACACCTTGGCCGGCTGCAAGCCCACCCTCGACCGCGGGATCGGCACCATCGCTGACCCCTACCGCGACCACGACACCTCCTACGAGGAGATCGCAGGGAACTGGGAGCAGTACGAGGCGAGGATGGAGGAGGTCTACACGGCTCTGGTCACATCGAGCCCCTACACGTTCGCCGAGCCCTACCAGCCGCAATACACCCAGCACTCGACCCAGGACGCCGACGACCCCGCGGTGAC